In the Takifugu flavidus isolate HTHZ2018 chromosome 11, ASM371156v2, whole genome shotgun sequence genome, one interval contains:
- the crls1 gene encoding cardiolipin synthase (CMP-forming), with amino-acid sequence MIVGMWFRGISPAEKIHRLVSSRSAGVSKLRSAAWRHRHAPVSGSVKEPSFKVSWVSKLSGRNGPGTCCTGILLPGNTTFWSACGVLSSAYPGLRERSVGSFRSLLTLKARGLCSEKPKETPDQSPAENWKETSPIPGQGLFKFKELYENPWTIPNFLCVCRIVLAPFLAHLIIQQHFHLSLALFMLAGATDLLDGFIARTWPNQKSALGSALDPLADKILISVLYVSLTYAELIPAPLTALVICRDVGLIAAVFWVRYKTVPPPVTLSKFFNPCYTTAQLKPTLFSKVNTAVQLLLVAASLAGPVFQYTDSVPLQCLWYVTAVTTAASGYSYWHYGRKTVRLLNTRSP; translated from the exons ATGATCGTGGGTATGTGGTTTCGGGGAATTTCCCCCGCAGAGAAAATTCACCGGCTGGTGTCCAGTCGCTCTGCGGGAGTGAGCAAACTCAGAAGTGCCGCATGGCGGCACAGGCACGCACCTGTCAGCGGAAGCGTCAAAGAACCCTCATTTAAAGTTTCATGGGTATCCAAACTCAGTGGGAGGAACGGTCCCGGTACTTGCTGTACTGGGATTCTGCTGCCGGGAAATACGACTTTCTGGTCCGCCTGCGGAGTCTTGTCTTCTGCCTACCCCGGTCTTCGCGAGAGATCTGTGGGCAGCTTCCGGTCCCTGCTGACCCTCAAAGCCCGAGGGCTCTGCAGCGAAAAGCCCAAGGAGACACCGGACCAGTCCCCGGCAGAAAACTGGAAGGAAACCAGTCCGATACCCGGACAGGGGCTGTTCAAGTTCAAAGAGTTA TACGAGAATCCGTGGACGATTCCCAACTTCTTATGTGTGTGTCGGATTGTGCTGGCACCATTCCTCGCTCATTTGATCATCCAGCAGCACTTTCACCTTAGCCTCGCTCTCTTTATGTTGGCCGGAGCCACCGACCTG CTGGATGGTTTCATCGCCAGGACTTGGCCTAATCAAAAGTCAGCTCTGGGCAGCGCTCTGGACCCTCTGGCTGATAAGATTCTTATCAGTGTCTTATATGTCAGCCTCACCTATGCGGAACTTATACCAG CTCCTCTGACGGCTCTGGTGATCTGCAGAGATGTCGGTTTGATAGCTGCAGTTTTCTGGGTCAGATACAAGACTGTCCCTCCACCG GTGACCCTTAGTAAGTTTTTTAACCCCTGCTACACCACAGCACAACTGAAGCCCACCCTTTTCAGCAAG GTGAATACAGCCGTGCAGCTCCTTCTGGTTGCAGCTTCACTGGCTGGCCCAGTCTTTCAGTATACCGACAGTGTTCCCCTGCAGTGTTTATG GTATGTAACTGCAGTGACCACAGCAGCGTCAGGCTACAGCTACTGGCACTATGGCCGGAAGACTGTCCGCCTGCTGAACACTAGATCCCCGTAA